Part of the Panicum virgatum strain AP13 chromosome 4N, P.virgatum_v5, whole genome shotgun sequence genome is shown below.
TTAGTTTATAATTTCTATTGTTCAAGAATCATATCAAGATATCACATacaatatatttgattattcaAATGAGATGTTAAGGGAAATGCACGTGCACCTTAGATATAGATATTGACGCGGGTAACACGTGTTGATGTGCATGGCCATACCGCTGATGCCGTTTTTGTTAGGCACATAGGATGGCTGGATCCTAGTGTCTAGTTTGCCTACTATCAGTTGACTCCATCATTATACTAGTATTGAAATTTAGTGATGGTGATGATCTTACCAGATATATCAATATCTAACCAAATTCCGTGGTAAGTACTACATAAATGATCTTGAACAATCCGAATCCTGAATATATGCGTATCCTTTCCCATGATTTGTACTCATTTGTTTCATTTACATACATATAAAAATGAATGTGAAAGTATGTCAATATTTTGCAACAAGTAGTTTAATTGTTTGTACACCAGGTCCATTCATTGTTGGTTTGGTcttggtattattcatgagaaattGCTCCAAATGATCCCAAAATGACAAGAATAGCATGTTTCTAGAACTTCTTGATTTGTGTATAGAGATTAGCTACACTTGATAAACTAACAAATTTGGTAACAAATATTTTGTGTCAGAAATAACTCTGGCTAGCTAGATAAAAAGCATCGATAATCTATCTTTTAAAGGTTCTAAGTTATTATACTAATTAGTTAAAATAATTGAGCACCGATAATTATGTATCTTGGAATGTTCACATATTTAGATGTATAGTGCCTATATTTTTCTCTACAACTTAAACATAAATCATTatctaaaatattaaatttgatGAGTAAATCCACCGTAAAATATTTACTGTAGTTTTGGGTGTTGCCAACtttataaaaaaatagagaatttTGGATTAAAACTCTTTACATCTCGAACGGAGGGAAGTAAGTCTTGTCAATGTATTCTAATAAAAATAGTTATAAATTGATGCTCAGGAACCGTAAAAAGTTAAATCCTCGCTCCATTCGGAAACATAGGAAAAAGTCAATCTTTATAAACTTTGAACAATAGTTAGCTAAACTCTATGTACATTTTCATGCATAAATTTGCATCATCTATTTATATTTGAACTAAAGGAATGTGTAGCTCGGAGAAGCATTGCTAGAGCTGGGAATAATTAATCGATGACCGAACACCAAACCAAATGACCTGTAATTGAAATCGAGAAATTTGGTCGCTGGTTTAGGTTTGAGTTCATAGTAATCGAAATAACTTTAGTCTGTTTGGTTTTAGATCTTGGATAACCGAAGTACCCGAGATAATTGAAATCTGGCCAAATAACATATTTAACCCAGCTCAGTACCCAACCCTAAAAATATAGGAGCCGCTGACCACCCAACCTCAGCCTCATTACCAGTTCTCCCACCCTTATCCACACACCTCTAAGCCAGCAGGCCGCAGCTCCTTGCATGGTGGCAATGTCTGCGCATGCAGCCTACGTGTCTAGCTCCTCTTGTGATGGCTTTGCCACCTCCATAGCGAGCCAGCAAAGGACTGGCGGTGTCTGCTCTCGGCTGCAGGCTCGCACCTCCTCTTGGCCGCGGCCTTCACCTCACTAAGCAGCAGCCAGCGGCGACTCCAACCAAGCTATCAGCAGCAGCTCCAACCCATCAGCAGCCGCCGGTGGCTCCAGCGCAACGGTAGGCCAGTGGGACCACGGCGCCCAACATATACTTATGGCCCTCGGGAATCCTGAGGTTGCAGTGGTTGTTGAAGGAGAGGCCGAGGAAAAGAAGGTGACGCCTGCCCACAAGGATCGACAAAATATCTATTGATTTTCCCTTTCATTGTACTTCAAATCTATTGAATTTTTATCAGCTTCAATTCACCAAAGCCAGTAAGGGCAGACATggggatttctttttcttgattttcaaTTTTGATTGGTCTATTCGGTTGATAGAGACTGAAACAGAATTGTTTAGTCTTCATAAATCTGAAAGACCGATCGGTACTGATAAGAATAAAGAAATTTCAACAGGAAGCGCAAAATGACATTGAGCTTTGAACTGATCTAATTCTTGATCAAGAGAACCGCTTTTGTCTGCTGGCCGATCTGCGCAATTGTTCATAAGGAAAGATGGCTAAAATCGAACTAATTCTTTCCGCAAAATGTTGTAGCTATCCATGGTGCACTCCTCAAGAAATCTGCAAAATATTGTGGCTATCCATGGTGAACATATGTCAAGTTAGTTAGTGCAGTTTTTTTATTACCCTGGTCCCTTGGCACCAGGCTAGCTCAACGTGGCGGCGCCCCTTGGATACATGGATCAAAAGTGGTCCAAATCCATGTAAACCCGCCTATGCACAGGCTTTTTAATTTGTGTAAATACCAGAAGTTACACTTcattaagaaaaaaatattcaaCTCTGTATTTTTCCCCCCTAGGATTTCAAGTTCTTACACTCCAAAAAGGTGCTTTCAACGTGTTTCATCGTCACAGAGATTCATAGACAAGCGGAAATTGGCTCATTTTGATATATGAACTGCAAAACTGTTCCTTTACATGGTCTATACAAGTTACTCCTGCATCCAAGAGCGTTTTTGGTTCATGACAAAAACAATGAAATAGCTAGTAATGATATATTTTCAATTAGATGAATAGTAATAGCAGAACTTTGAGTTTGCCATTTAAGGGCATCTCCAATAATTCCCTATTTTTCTTCCCcatctccaaaaattttccaTTCTACTTCCCTATCTACTAATAATTGGCAAATTAACTATTCTTGTGCCCATATATGCGCACGACACCGGGGTCCCGATCCGTCTCCCTGTCTTTTTATTTCCTTCGGGCAGGACCTCGGAGCAGGAACCACACTGCAGCCGGCGTCTCCCCGCCTTTTTATATTTCCGACGTGCAGTACCTTGGAGTAGGAGCTGCACTGCAGCGTTGGATTCTAGGCAGTGGGCAGTGCTTGATCTTGTTGTTGACCGGTGGCTTGTGTGCTGCCGCAGATTCTTGCTACACTGGCAGCTGTGGCAGCACTCCACCGGCACGAGCGGGAGCCCGAGCTCCATCGCCGCGGGGGAGCAGGCAGGAAGAATGATCCAAGGAGTTGAACGCATAAGAGGCGCAGAATTCATCCTGTGTATTGTGGGACCacatttttttcatatttggGAAATTAAAATGGGGTACTCTTGgagatagtttttttttctttcccatACCTATTATTTGGGGACTTGTCAAACAATGAGatttggagagaaaaaaataaagaactcttggagatgctatgCCTAACAATTTGTTTGTCACAGTTTAGACATGGCAAACGAATAGCTTTGTTTGTTACAGTAGTATAGATTTGCATACTACGCCATGTCATCAGCAACCGCTACTCCATCTGATGGTCCCGGCACGATCTTCGCCCTGCACAGCGGGCAGCTACCGTTGCTCCTCGCCCACGCGCCGAGGCACTCCCTGTGGAACACGTGGCGGCACGCCGGCACCTCGCTGCAAAGCTGCCATTGCCGGAGCGGCTCGAGGCAAATGGAGCACTCCACCGCCACGCCGCCACGCGGTGCGTACGGGAAGTACGGCAGCGGCGTCAgcacgggcgccgccgccgccgcctgcgctgcCAACGCTGCCTCCGCTCTCGCCGCCAACGCTTCCCACTCCGCCAACACCCTCGCGACCCTCTGCTCCGGGGACTCGGCCGGCTGCTCCGGTCGTCCCGCggacaagcagcagcagcacaagaTGAGCAGTACTACTAGCACCGCGAACAAGATCAGAGAGCCATTAGCGTCCATTGCGCGCgcgggtgccgccgccgtcgtagaGACCCGCGGACGAGACGGGCGTGGaagctttttcttttccctaccGGCGCGAGGAGAGGCAATCTGGCTCGAGTTGTGGGCTTGTGGCGCGCATCTGCATCTCGATCTGGTCCTGGCGTGTTTTACTTCTAGTTCTATGTAAGCTGTTGGGGGATTATTGGTTAGGCAATTGAGTCGGGCAAGGACCCCGACTCTAATGCTATGCTAATTGCTTAAGACCTTCTCCGTCAGGAGGATGTGGAAGACTCGGATTCTTGACCGTGCTGCGTACATGTATCAAATAGCAGCGATCAATGGAGATTGGAGACTACTTGCACACTTAATTTCTTTaaaccttttttctttttggtttgCAGTCGGGTACGTTGTAAACTCCTCTTAGTATATGAAACTAAGTCACCAGCCCACAATTATTTCTAATAAAGACACGCACACATTTTACCCCTATATATAAAAGCTTACCAGAAATTAGGCTGGTAAATCTTTAGTTTGATAGTCACCACAGACACAGACTGCTCATTGTCGAGTCGA
Proteins encoded:
- the LOC120669102 gene encoding E3 ubiquitin-protein ligase ATL15-like; the protein is MDANGSLILFAVLVVLLILCCCCLSAGRPEQPAESPEQRVARVLAEWEALAARAEAALAAQAAAAAPVLTPLPYFPYAPRGGVAVECSICLEPLRQWQLCSEVPACRHVFHRECLGAWARSNGSCPLCRAKIVPGPSDGVAVADDMA